In one Rutidosis leptorrhynchoides isolate AG116_Rl617_1_P2 chromosome 8, CSIRO_AGI_Rlap_v1, whole genome shotgun sequence genomic region, the following are encoded:
- the LOC139864029 gene encoding uncharacterized protein — MQLRELNNRFNEVNTTLLISMASLNPNKSFKAFQVEDLMRMADFYPSEFPKHELGFLRGQLMNYINDVRGDKRFSDLKGIGHLAKMMVETNKSIIYPNVYLLLKLALILPVAASTMERAFSAMKLIKNDLRNKLGDQFMNDCLLAYIEKDVLDGISNDAIMDEFYRMKPRRQN, encoded by the coding sequence ATGCAACTTAGAGAGCTCAACAATCGTTTCAATGAGGTGAACACAACATTACTTATTTCTATGGCTTCGTTGAACCCAAATAAGTCATTTAAAGCATTCCAAGTGGAAGATCTTATGAGAATGGCCGATTTCTATCCTTCCGAGTTTCCAAAACACGAGCTTGGATTTCTTAGAGGTCAACTTATGAATTATATTAATGATGTACGCGGTGATAAAAGGTTTAGTGATTTGAAAGGGATTGGGCACCTAGCAAAGATGATGGTTGAAACAAACAAGAGTATAATATATCCGAATGTATATCTTCTTTTGAAACTTGCGTTGATTTTGCCTGTTGCAGCATCTACAATGGAGCGTGCCTTTTCAGCAATGAAGTTAATAAAGAACGATTTGCGAAACAAATTGGGAGATCAATTTATGAATGATTGTTTACTTGCGTACATTGAGAAAGATGTGCTAGATGGTATAAGCAATGATGCAATCATGGATGAATTTTATCGTATGAAACCTCGTAGACAAAATTAA